A region of Pyxidicoccus trucidator DNA encodes the following proteins:
- a CDS encoding alpha/beta fold hydrolase, with protein sequence MERFVEVAEGVSLWVESKGPEDAPAILLIMGSTVSGLVWPDEFVESLAREHRVIRYDHRDTGKSTWAFDTAPYSTTRMAEDALAILDALDIERAHVVGLSLGGFLVQWLLVAHPERLLSAAVIGAPALEGAPARANMTARAPIDPGLYAFWGHMFEPREREAQIEWRVENWRRLNGGAIPFDAEEFRALERRIIAHASRHDTSTAHARADPSGLARGAELTHVTVPTLVVATPEDPTNPESNSRFLAETLQRSTLVTIDGMGHAIPRAVVPQLAAALLSHIEAVERR encoded by the coding sequence ATGGAACGCTTCGTCGAGGTCGCCGAGGGAGTCTCGCTCTGGGTCGAGTCAAAGGGTCCGGAGGATGCGCCCGCCATCCTGCTCATCATGGGCTCCACCGTCTCGGGACTGGTCTGGCCCGACGAGTTCGTGGAGTCACTGGCCCGCGAGCACCGGGTCATCCGCTATGACCACCGGGACACCGGCAAGTCCACCTGGGCTTTCGACACGGCCCCCTACTCCACGACCCGGATGGCCGAGGACGCACTGGCCATCCTCGATGCGCTCGACATCGAGCGCGCGCACGTCGTGGGCCTGTCGCTGGGAGGCTTTCTGGTGCAGTGGCTCCTGGTGGCGCATCCCGAGCGGCTGCTCAGCGCGGCGGTCATCGGGGCGCCCGCCCTCGAAGGCGCGCCCGCCCGCGCCAACATGACGGCGCGAGCCCCCATCGACCCCGGCCTGTACGCGTTCTGGGGCCACATGTTCGAGCCGCGTGAGCGTGAGGCGCAGATTGAATGGCGGGTCGAGAACTGGCGCAGGCTCAACGGTGGGGCGATTCCCTTCGACGCCGAGGAGTTCCGTGCGCTCGAGCGGCGCATCATTGCCCATGCCAGCCGTCACGACACCTCGACGGCCCATGCGCGGGCCGACCCCTCCGGACTGGCGCGGGGGGCGGAGCTCACGCACGTCACCGTGCCCACGCTCGTCGTCGCCACTCCGGAGGATCCCACCAACCCCGAGTCCAACTCGCGGTTCCTGGCGGAGACCCTGCAGCGGTCGACCCTGGTGACCATCGACGGGATGGGGCACGCGATTCCTCGTGCCGTCGTGCCCCAGCTCGCGGCGGCGCTCCTGAGCCACATCGAGGCCGTGGAACGCCGCTGA
- the lepB gene encoding signal peptidase I, which yields MWHGPATGARTGKTMVKRLVGLPGDSVALVQGQLWLNGAPVAQTLAQGVRHEALPGAPHPLASEEDQGPGFGPLQVPADEYLMLGDHRGNSADSRMWGLVPRAKLLGRAVAVVYSARDGLSGAERLWLLLTPGSEDSRLLEPHGD from the coding sequence TTGTGGCACGGCCCCGCCACCGGAGCGCGCACGGGGAAGACGATGGTGAAGCGCCTCGTCGGGCTTCCTGGAGACAGTGTGGCCCTGGTCCAGGGGCAGCTCTGGCTCAACGGTGCTCCGGTGGCGCAGACGCTCGCCCAGGGCGTGCGGCACGAGGCGCTGCCCGGCGCGCCCCACCCGCTCGCCTCCGAGGAGGACCAGGGCCCGGGCTTCGGCCCGCTGCAGGTGCCCGCGGACGAGTACCTCATGCTGGGCGACCACCGGGGCAACTCCGCCGACAGCCGCATGTGGGGCCTCGTGCCGCGCGCGAAGCTGCTCGGGCGCGCGGTGGCGGTGGTGTACAGCGCGCGCGATGGGCTCTCTGGCGCCGAGCGGCTGTGGCTGCTGCTCACCCCGGGCAGCGAAGACTCCCGGCTGCTGGAGCCGCACGGGGACTGA
- a CDS encoding peptidase inhibitor family I36 protein, whose protein sequence is MNWLTFRQQNDSFKRSALLGLGAAVTLGLSAVALLAPAAAEAEESNPCPFSGVLCLFDGPDFTGEVWNVMAWPPGSGTCVNLPEHGWEDRAVSAINTGPYTASLFLNEDCVGGPYPIGPGEWVSPLNFAPRSVWVY, encoded by the coding sequence ATGAACTGGCTCACGTTCCGGCAACAGAATGACAGCTTCAAGCGTTCCGCACTCCTGGGGCTTGGCGCCGCGGTGACACTTGGGCTCTCCGCCGTGGCGCTGCTGGCGCCCGCGGCCGCCGAGGCCGAGGAGAGCAACCCGTGTCCCTTCTCCGGGGTCCTCTGCCTGTTCGATGGCCCGGACTTCACCGGCGAGGTCTGGAATGTCATGGCCTGGCCGCCCGGCTCGGGGACGTGTGTGAATCTTCCCGAGCACGGCTGGGAGGACAGGGCCGTCTCCGCCATCAACACGGGCCCCTACACCGCGTCGTTGTTCCTCAATGAGGACTGCGTCGGCGGGCCCTATCCGATTGGCCCCGGTGAGTGGGTCAGCCCCCTGAACTTCGCGCCCAGGAGCGTCTGGGTCTACTGA
- a CDS encoding VOC family protein: MRATTVGSPSETRPASIGSVDLKLEAVVIPVSNLDRAKQFYTGLGWRLDADFSKGDARVLQFTPPGSPASFQFGTNLTPATPGSAQNLLVVTDIEAAHNELVGRGVQVSEVFHFSEGPGPFGDKVRGPAPAHQSYGSYASFKDPDGNSWLLQEVTARFPGRVDRSQMSFSSARDLSSALRRAAAAHGEHEKRIGKADENWPDWYARYMTAEESGEGLPS, from the coding sequence ATGCGTGCCACCACCGTCGGTAGTCCCAGCGAGACCCGCCCAGCAAGCATCGGGAGCGTCGACCTGAAGCTCGAGGCGGTCGTCATTCCAGTCTCGAATCTCGACCGCGCGAAGCAGTTCTATACGGGGCTCGGATGGCGGCTCGACGCGGACTTCAGCAAGGGCGATGCCCGCGTGCTTCAGTTCACCCCTCCGGGCTCCCCTGCTTCGTTCCAGTTCGGCACGAACCTCACGCCGGCCACGCCCGGCTCGGCCCAGAACCTCCTGGTCGTCACCGACATCGAGGCTGCGCACAACGAGCTGGTGGGGCGCGGCGTCCAGGTGAGCGAGGTGTTCCACTTCTCCGAAGGCCCGGGGCCCTTCGGTGACAAGGTCCGGGGTCCCGCGCCCGCCCACCAGAGCTACGGCTCGTACGCGTCGTTCAAAGACCCGGACGGCAACTCCTGGCTCTTGCAGGAAGTCACAGCCCGGTTCCCCGGGCGGGTGGACCGCTCCCAGATGTCGTTCAGCTCCGCAAGGGACCTGTCGAGCGCGCTCCGGCGTGCAGCGGCCGCCCATGGCGAGCACGAGAAGCGCATCGGCAAGGCTGACGAAAACTGGCCCGACTGGTACGCGCGCTACATGACGGCGGAGGAGTCTGGAGAGGGCCTGCCGTCGTAA
- a CDS encoding protein kinase domain-containing protein produces MSCPDENTLSGYASGVLDPEGTTSVRQHVAGCPECRSVLAALGGLEAPPPLVDTGLLVSGARVGRYIVLGLLGEGGMGRVHAAYDPELDRKVALKLLNLARLGEGSLAQARQRLEREARTMARLSHPHVARLHDVGEFQGQLFLVMELVEGGTLRLWLAEKPRTRREILARFIQAADGLAATHALGIIHRDFKPDNVLLTRDGQVRITDFGLANAAVALEPPREDMAFVSGEAPLTVTGAFLGTPAYGAPEQLRGERGDARSDQFAFCVALYEALNGQRPFAGATREELLSSMVRQEVRPEKSGVPSWLKAVVRSGLSVDPSRRFESMQVLRARLSREVGGWKRSAATAVLAGGLVGLGFLVLGPSSETPSETCQGSERHLAGIWDASVRESTRQAFLKTEDPAAEASFQAVASTLERWTQDWTRAHQSACEATRVFGEQSEAALGLRMTCLDQRLGELSRLTVALQGADTRTVERGFGLGASLGGVGRCADVRTLQEAVSPPEDPTARAEVDAVRTELARANAELLAGHTAEALRIALPARERALATRHRPLEAEAHHLCSRLQEDAGALEDARASLAQGSLAAEAGRHLGVLARVLNSQAWLHGYGLGRPKEAWPFLQRARAVAETLRDTELDTLLDQVQAELLEQEGRFSEAEPLLRASLETASTRGQTHAHAELSGRLGLLARQQGRLLEAKHWQEEALRLHEEHFGPAHRDTGRALANLGGTLAFLGELARAEAVLQRALGILRKTLGEENLSVARTLSNLAVVYFEWGHGSQAREAAEGGWALARKSVDADSPVLMVMRSNRLGVLGEQGERLLELEHVRRVLAHRERVYGASHPEVALDVHEVGRLLRLLGRPDEARGFHARGVSLQRPLADKGEMDGAGLRSLADALLFLGQVDEARRHVEQALASIERDLGPSSSERIEALLLLGDVQLARGQPAEALPPLRTALEVLTARQVVSARVPRVRRRLARALRLTGAVEEACEEARRAWEELTVWHKAYAQETTETRAELGHCRG; encoded by the coding sequence GTGAGCTGCCCGGACGAGAACACGCTCTCGGGTTATGCGAGCGGAGTGTTGGACCCCGAGGGCACGACGAGCGTGCGCCAGCATGTCGCTGGCTGCCCGGAGTGCCGGAGCGTGCTCGCCGCGCTGGGCGGGCTGGAGGCGCCTCCACCGCTGGTCGACACGGGGCTGCTCGTCTCCGGCGCACGCGTGGGGCGGTACATCGTGCTCGGGCTGCTCGGCGAAGGCGGCATGGGGCGCGTCCATGCCGCCTATGACCCGGAGCTGGACCGCAAGGTGGCGCTCAAGCTGCTGAACCTCGCGAGGCTCGGGGAGGGCTCTCTTGCCCAGGCGCGTCAGCGACTGGAGCGCGAGGCCCGCACGATGGCCCGGCTGTCGCACCCCCATGTCGCCCGACTGCACGACGTGGGGGAGTTCCAGGGGCAGCTCTTCCTGGTGATGGAGCTCGTCGAGGGGGGCACGCTCCGGCTGTGGCTGGCGGAGAAGCCGCGCACGCGCCGGGAAATCCTCGCGCGCTTCATCCAGGCGGCGGATGGGCTCGCGGCCACCCACGCGCTGGGCATCATCCACCGCGACTTCAAGCCCGACAACGTCCTGCTGACCCGCGACGGGCAGGTGCGCATCACCGACTTCGGCCTGGCCAACGCGGCGGTGGCGCTGGAGCCTCCTCGGGAGGACATGGCCTTCGTCTCCGGCGAAGCGCCGCTCACCGTCACCGGGGCGTTCCTGGGGACCCCCGCCTATGGCGCGCCGGAGCAGCTTCGCGGAGAGCGGGGGGATGCCCGCTCGGACCAGTTCGCCTTCTGCGTCGCGCTCTACGAAGCGCTCAACGGGCAGCGGCCCTTCGCGGGAGCCACGCGCGAGGAGCTCCTGTCGTCCATGGTGCGCCAGGAGGTGCGCCCCGAGAAGAGCGGTGTGCCCTCGTGGCTCAAGGCCGTGGTCCGGAGCGGCCTCTCCGTGGACCCGTCGCGGCGCTTCGAGTCCATGCAGGTGCTGCGGGCCCGCCTCTCACGGGAAGTGGGGGGCTGGAAGCGCAGCGCCGCCACGGCGGTGCTCGCGGGAGGACTGGTGGGCCTGGGGTTCCTCGTGCTGGGGCCTTCATCGGAGACGCCGAGCGAGACCTGCCAGGGCAGTGAGCGGCACCTCGCGGGCATCTGGGACGCGTCCGTGCGTGAGTCCACACGTCAGGCCTTCCTGAAGACGGAGGACCCCGCGGCCGAGGCCTCGTTCCAGGCCGTGGCCTCCACGCTGGAGCGGTGGACCCAGGACTGGACGCGTGCGCATCAGTCCGCGTGCGAGGCGACTCGCGTCTTCGGCGAGCAGTCGGAAGCGGCGCTGGGACTTCGGATGACGTGCCTGGACCAGCGCCTGGGAGAGCTGTCGCGGCTGACGGTGGCGCTCCAGGGCGCGGACACGCGGACGGTGGAGCGGGGCTTCGGGCTGGGGGCCTCGCTCGGAGGCGTCGGCCGATGCGCGGACGTGCGCACGTTGCAGGAGGCCGTGTCTCCTCCTGAAGACCCGACGGCGCGCGCGGAGGTGGACGCGGTGCGCACGGAGCTCGCGCGGGCGAACGCGGAGCTGCTCGCGGGACATACCGCCGAGGCGCTGCGAATCGCGCTGCCCGCCCGGGAGCGTGCGCTCGCCACCCGTCACCGGCCCCTGGAGGCGGAGGCGCATCATCTCTGCTCGCGATTGCAGGAGGACGCTGGAGCGCTCGAGGACGCGCGCGCGTCCCTGGCCCAGGGCTCGCTGGCAGCCGAAGCGGGGCGACATCTGGGCGTGCTCGCGCGGGTGCTGAATTCCCAGGCCTGGCTGCATGGGTACGGCTTGGGGCGCCCCAAGGAGGCGTGGCCCTTCCTCCAGCGCGCCCGTGCCGTGGCGGAGACGCTGCGAGACACCGAGCTGGACACCCTGCTGGACCAGGTGCAGGCGGAGCTCCTGGAGCAGGAGGGCCGATTCTCGGAGGCGGAGCCGCTGCTGCGTGCATCGCTGGAGACCGCCAGCACGCGGGGCCAGACCCACGCGCACGCGGAGCTGAGCGGTCGGCTGGGCCTGCTGGCCCGGCAACAGGGGCGGCTGTTGGAGGCGAAGCATTGGCAGGAGGAGGCGCTGCGGCTCCATGAGGAGCACTTTGGTCCGGCGCACCGGGACACGGGACGGGCCCTGGCGAATCTGGGGGGCACGCTGGCCTTCCTGGGCGAGCTGGCGAGGGCCGAGGCCGTCCTCCAGCGGGCGCTCGGAATCCTTCGCAAGACGCTGGGCGAGGAGAACCTGTCGGTGGCCCGGACGTTGTCCAACCTGGCCGTCGTCTACTTCGAGTGGGGGCATGGGTCCCAGGCGCGGGAGGCCGCGGAGGGAGGCTGGGCGCTGGCGCGCAAGAGCGTGGACGCCGACAGCCCGGTGCTGATGGTGATGAGGTCGAACCGGCTCGGCGTCCTGGGAGAGCAGGGCGAGCGTCTGCTGGAGCTGGAGCACGTCCGACGCGTCCTGGCGCATCGCGAGCGCGTCTATGGCGCCTCACACCCGGAGGTGGCCCTGGACGTGCACGAAGTGGGGAGGCTGCTGCGCCTGCTGGGACGTCCGGACGAGGCACGCGGCTTCCATGCGCGCGGCGTCTCGCTCCAGCGGCCCCTGGCCGACAAGGGCGAGATGGATGGCGCGGGGCTGCGCTCCCTGGCCGATGCCCTCCTCTTCCTGGGGCAGGTGGACGAGGCCCGGCGTCATGTGGAGCAGGCGCTCGCGAGCATCGAGCGGGACCTGGGGCCTTCGTCGTCCGAGCGCATCGAGGCGCTGCTGCTGCTGGGGGACGTCCAGCTCGCGCGAGGCCAGCCCGCGGAGGCCCTGCCGCCGCTGCGGACCGCGCTGGAGGTGCTCACGGCGCGGCAGGTGGTCTCCGCGCGCGTCCCGAGGGTGCGTCGCCGGCTCGCGCGGGCGCTCCGGCTGACGGGCGCGGTGGAAGAGGCCTGCGAGGAGGCACGGCGCGCCTGGGAGGAGCTGACCGTGTGGCACAAGGCCTATGCCCAGGAGACGACGGAGACGCGGGCCGAGCTGGGGCACTGTCGCGGGTAG
- a CDS encoding transcriptional regulator, translating into MHGADSESFERVLQSAGELSSARLREAQGAREAVERAVSQAAALHDAAPEPRAFARHLGALLSRAEDPMLALGRLHARDLALALSCAQGLPAARALLEQEVFLKLRVPLSRIHPSPVFADEVLQVLRANLLMPRAETPSRLLGYAGVGPLLHWVSISATRLALRMRKALGEESQVEAEVLAAHPAPGGLELGFVREEARGHVRAAFIRAVASLDDEDRELLRLHFVERLSLERMGALYSLHKSTLSRRLSAVQALLEKRTRRALVERLSLPEPEVDSLMRAIHGRLDLSLSGLLAGRE; encoded by the coding sequence ATGCATGGGGCTGACTCCGAGTCCTTCGAGAGGGTGTTGCAGTCGGCCGGCGAGCTGTCCTCCGCCCGCCTCCGTGAGGCTCAGGGAGCCAGGGAGGCCGTGGAGCGCGCCGTCTCCCAGGCCGCGGCCCTCCACGACGCCGCGCCCGAGCCGAGGGCCTTCGCGCGACACCTCGGGGCCCTGCTTTCGCGGGCGGAGGACCCGATGCTCGCGCTGGGGCGCCTGCATGCCCGGGACCTCGCGCTCGCGCTCTCCTGCGCACAGGGGCTGCCGGCGGCCCGTGCGCTCCTGGAGCAGGAGGTCTTCCTCAAGCTGCGCGTTCCCCTGTCTCGCATCCATCCCTCGCCGGTGTTCGCGGACGAGGTGCTGCAGGTGCTCCGGGCCAACCTCCTGATGCCTCGCGCGGAAACACCCTCACGGCTGCTCGGCTACGCGGGCGTGGGCCCGCTGCTGCACTGGGTGAGCATCTCCGCGACGCGGCTCGCGCTGAGGATGCGCAAGGCGCTGGGAGAAGAGTCGCAAGTCGAGGCCGAGGTGCTCGCCGCGCACCCCGCACCGGGAGGGCTGGAGCTGGGCTTCGTCCGGGAGGAGGCCCGGGGGCATGTGCGCGCGGCCTTCATCCGGGCGGTGGCCTCGCTGGACGACGAGGACCGGGAGCTGCTGCGACTGCACTTCGTCGAGCGCCTCTCCCTGGAACGCATGGGCGCCCTCTACAGCCTGCACAAGTCCACCCTCTCACGCCGGCTCTCCGCGGTGCAGGCGCTGCTGGAGAAGCGGACGCGGCGCGCGCTCGTCGAGCGCCTGTCGCTGCCCGAGCCGGAAGTGGACAGCCTGATGCGCGCCATCCATGGACGGCTGGACCTGAGCCTCTCCGGCCTGCTGGCAGGGCGCGAGTGA
- a CDS encoding DinB family protein, with protein MDTSQRAESPAQTHPFVQKLRMHREFFHRTLECFRDEDASFRVAPETMTAAGQVLHAAAAIEFFLSGVFGVFEGWSAMSQRQRGFVDMSWTQGTNTGIEERSTAPEVQEAGRSLKKAAELFDRSMDSASAMFGARTMEELVQVPLPPNPIFPPWFTASHVFEILIDHTAHHRGALAQYARGLGLEPKIPYFEMAEALHEAMLTTGQESGAGAPVAASK; from the coding sequence ATGGATACCTCCCAGCGCGCCGAGAGCCCGGCCCAAACCCACCCTTTCGTCCAGAAGCTCCGCATGCACCGGGAGTTCTTTCACCGCACCCTGGAGTGTTTCAGGGATGAGGACGCCAGCTTCCGAGTGGCGCCGGAGACCATGACCGCCGCGGGCCAGGTGCTGCACGCGGCGGCGGCCATCGAGTTCTTCCTCTCGGGCGTGTTCGGCGTGTTCGAGGGCTGGTCTGCGATGTCGCAACGCCAGCGGGGCTTCGTCGACATGTCCTGGACGCAGGGCACCAACACCGGCATCGAGGAACGGAGCACTGCTCCCGAGGTGCAGGAGGCTGGCCGCTCGCTCAAGAAGGCGGCGGAGTTGTTCGACCGGTCGATGGACTCCGCCAGCGCGATGTTCGGCGCGAGGACGATGGAAGAACTCGTGCAGGTGCCCCTGCCTCCCAATCCCATCTTCCCGCCGTGGTTCACGGCATCCCATGTCTTCGAGATCCTGATCGACCACACGGCACATCACCGGGGCGCGCTGGCGCAGTACGCGCGCGGCCTGGGGTTGGAGCCGAAGATTCCCTACTTTGAAATGGCCGAGGCGCTCCATGAGGCCATGCTCACGACCGGCCAGGAGTCAGGGGCTGGCGCCCCGGTGGCGGCCAGCAAGTAG
- a CDS encoding WD40 repeat domain-containing protein, producing the protein MPHDLSSLIELSTLETLVSTQGVDALLAALDTALAQTPADARVLMEAGPTVGPRTLRVLRKAVALDADFLRAHPEALFQCLYNRLRWYDAPDAAPYFATQGSAPWSDPEAHLYQLATWWRRQREAAGGGAPWVESLLPLRGALEGVDELLWHDAHVLCAAFDPSGARLATGSWSDGDNVRVWDVATARSLQVMAGHEGEVRDVAWSPDGKRLASGSRAHDARLWDVETGAQLHAFTGQEGQVTSVAFSPDGRLLAVANLGWCVHLYDVASGQKVRTLKGHQQSVLSVHFHPSGRWLASGASDDTVRVWDVATGAQVARLDSKMSVRTLAFSPDGEWLAWADLDDVALVETRDWKRVRGLKGNSRYSQLHWLGTSRLGLLGFDRLEVLEVKEGASVWSRPYTSDGRERGAAFSPDLKHFALTAADGGVLLSALDAPVPPTLLSEQHRVKHLWGQPEGGVAIAKRLDAAVAIDARGQVRALPPGSDESGLQPWRFSPDGTLAAYPVVRFHEEPRRRAIQLFDVGRLSPGKELSAPTLEGRDASKRMTMEPPMAFSPDGQLVAGVLEVGVVRVWRVADGGLLHTLRGPPQLVTMVEFTPDGVHVISGYGEASRLMLHDARTGTLVLDTQALMKPAPAYGAATLVPRIAVGRASGELELFDLPAGSRRVLQVSREPVIAARLSGDGTRVAACALDEVVRLYDAGTGRLLYEVPHAALPFSVAMEGDLLVTCSDDQTTRFFDLATGAPRAVLQGNAEPEEVMRREYWEALGEGPVAFHRRRSPAPMAHFQDTLEETVILRDGLVVARGRTLPDFLYVLKLHDAPGGA; encoded by the coding sequence ATGCCCCACGACCTCTCTTCCCTCATCGAGCTCTCCACCCTCGAAACCCTCGTGAGCACCCAAGGCGTGGACGCGCTGCTCGCCGCCCTGGACACGGCGCTCGCCCAGACGCCCGCCGACGCCCGCGTGCTCATGGAGGCCGGGCCCACCGTGGGCCCCAGGACGCTGCGCGTGCTGCGCAAGGCCGTCGCGCTCGACGCGGACTTCCTGCGCGCCCACCCCGAGGCCCTCTTCCAGTGCCTCTACAACCGGCTGCGCTGGTACGACGCGCCGGACGCCGCGCCGTACTTTGCCACGCAGGGCTCGGCGCCCTGGAGCGACCCGGAGGCGCACCTGTACCAGCTGGCGACCTGGTGGCGCCGGCAGCGCGAGGCCGCCGGTGGCGGCGCGCCCTGGGTGGAGTCGCTGCTGCCCCTGCGAGGCGCCCTGGAGGGCGTGGACGAACTCCTCTGGCACGACGCCCATGTGCTGTGCGCGGCCTTCGACCCGTCAGGTGCGCGGCTGGCCACCGGCTCGTGGTCCGACGGGGACAACGTGCGCGTCTGGGACGTGGCCACGGCACGGAGCCTCCAGGTGATGGCGGGCCACGAGGGTGAGGTGCGGGACGTTGCCTGGAGCCCGGACGGCAAGCGCCTGGCGTCGGGCTCCCGGGCCCATGACGCGCGCCTCTGGGATGTGGAGACGGGGGCGCAGCTGCATGCGTTCACCGGGCAGGAGGGCCAGGTGACGTCGGTGGCCTTCAGCCCCGACGGGAGGCTGCTGGCGGTGGCCAACCTGGGCTGGTGCGTCCACCTGTACGACGTGGCCTCGGGCCAGAAGGTCCGCACGCTCAAGGGACACCAGCAGTCGGTGCTGAGCGTGCACTTCCATCCCTCCGGCCGCTGGCTGGCCTCGGGCGCCTCGGACGACACGGTGCGCGTCTGGGACGTGGCCACGGGCGCGCAGGTGGCGCGGCTGGACTCCAAGATGTCCGTCCGCACGCTGGCCTTCAGTCCGGATGGCGAGTGGCTCGCGTGGGCGGACCTCGATGACGTCGCCCTGGTGGAGACGCGAGACTGGAAGCGGGTGAGGGGCCTGAAAGGCAACTCGCGCTACTCGCAGCTGCACTGGCTGGGAACGTCGCGCCTGGGCCTGCTGGGGTTCGACCGGCTGGAGGTGCTGGAGGTGAAGGAGGGCGCCTCGGTGTGGTCGCGCCCCTATACCTCGGACGGCCGCGAGCGCGGCGCGGCCTTCTCCCCGGACCTGAAGCACTTCGCGCTGACGGCGGCCGACGGCGGCGTGCTCCTGAGCGCGCTCGATGCGCCCGTGCCGCCGACCCTCCTGTCCGAGCAGCACCGCGTGAAACACCTGTGGGGCCAGCCGGAGGGCGGCGTCGCCATCGCGAAGCGGTTGGACGCGGCCGTCGCCATCGACGCCCGGGGCCAGGTGCGGGCGCTGCCCCCCGGCTCCGACGAGTCCGGGCTGCAGCCCTGGCGCTTCAGTCCGGACGGCACCCTGGCCGCGTACCCCGTCGTGCGCTTCCATGAGGAGCCACGACGCCGGGCCATCCAGCTGTTCGACGTGGGGCGCCTGTCGCCGGGGAAGGAGCTGTCCGCGCCGACGTTGGAGGGACGGGACGCGTCGAAGCGGATGACGATGGAGCCGCCCATGGCCTTCTCGCCGGATGGGCAGCTGGTAGCGGGAGTCCTCGAGGTGGGCGTGGTGCGCGTGTGGCGCGTCGCCGACGGGGGCCTGCTGCACACGCTGCGAGGGCCGCCGCAGCTCGTCACGATGGTGGAGTTCACGCCTGATGGGGTGCATGTCATCTCGGGCTACGGCGAGGCCTCCCGGCTCATGCTGCACGACGCGAGGACGGGCACGCTCGTGCTCGACACCCAGGCCTTGATGAAGCCCGCGCCGGCCTACGGGGCGGCGACGCTCGTGCCCCGTATCGCCGTGGGACGGGCCTCGGGGGAGCTCGAGCTCTTCGACCTGCCCGCGGGCTCCCGGCGCGTCCTCCAGGTCTCCAGGGAGCCGGTCATCGCCGCGCGGCTCTCCGGGGATGGGACGCGGGTGGCGGCCTGTGCGCTGGACGAGGTCGTGCGCCTGTACGACGCGGGCACGGGGCGGCTCCTTTACGAGGTGCCGCACGCGGCGCTGCCGTTCTCGGTGGCCATGGAGGGAGACCTGCTGGTCACCTGCTCCGATGACCAGACGACGCGCTTCTTCGACCTCGCCACGGGCGCGCCCCGCGCGGTGCTCCAGGGCAACGCGGAGCCCGAGGAGGTGATGCGCCGCGAGTACTGGGAGGCCCTGGGAGAGGGCCCCGTCGCCTTCCATCGCCGGAGGAGCCCCGCGCCCATGGCGCACTTCCAGGACACCCTGGAGGAGACCGTCATCCTGCGCGACGGGCTCGTCGTGGCCCGTGGACGCACCCTCCCGGACTTCCTTTACGTGCTGAAGCTCCACGACGCCCCGGGCGGGGCCTGA
- a CDS encoding RICIN domain-containing protein → MRRSMQALLWAVPLCFFASFAAEARSLKTGNSQYCIGVNHASEVAGANIKQFRCDNRANQGWSQEDKGSGYFRLRNNASSLCMGVNEASKKPGANLKQFECDNNANQQWKFDRCPDGSGQCLVNKKSGLCATADPVAHDVQLEQEECTGGPAQVWQDLDR, encoded by the coding sequence ATGAGACGTTCGATGCAGGCTCTGCTGTGGGCCGTTCCCTTGTGCTTCTTCGCGTCATTCGCGGCGGAGGCGCGTTCGCTCAAGACCGGAAACTCCCAATACTGCATCGGCGTCAATCACGCGAGTGAGGTTGCCGGCGCGAACATCAAACAATTCAGGTGTGATAACAGAGCAAATCAAGGGTGGTCCCAAGAGGACAAAGGGTCGGGTTATTTCAGGTTGAGGAATAACGCGTCCAGTCTGTGCATGGGAGTGAATGAGGCGAGCAAGAAACCCGGCGCGAACCTTAAGCAGTTCGAGTGCGACAATAATGCTAATCAGCAATGGAAGTTCGACAGGTGCCCTGACGGGAGTGGCCAGTGCCTGGTGAACAAGAAGAGTGGGCTCTGTGCCACCGCCGACCCCGTGGCGCACGATGTCCAGCTGGAACAAGAGGAATGTACCGGTGGGCCGGCTCAGGTCTGGCAAGACCTGGACAGATAG